Genomic DNA from Carnobacterium divergens DSM 20623:
AATCAATGTCATTGAGTCATTATTAGCGATTCTACATCTAAGCGAAGTGGGTTTACAAGAGCAAGCGAGTATTGATTATTTAAAAGAACAAGTAAATGACGGTACCTTATCGAATCGTTACGATAGCAAAGGCAAGCCAATTGATTTAAACCAATCACCAGCGGCATATGGCATTGCGGCAATGATTGCCTCAGAAGCTGGAGATGAAGAATTTTATTTAACGGCGATGAATAAAATGGAAACTTATCAAATTATGGATGAAGCAAGCCCGTTATATGGCGGTTACGGGGATACAGAGACAAACCAAGTCTATTCATTTAACAATTTAATTGCATTATTAGCGTATCAATATTAAATCACACTGAAATAAGGATAAGAGGGTGACTTTTTGAAAAAAGGATTACGAGTGATTAGTAACGAATATACAAAAGCGGTTAACTTTCTTGATCGTTTTATTTCGCCCGCGGTATTCAGTGCGTGTTTAGTAGCGATTATTGCAGGAATCGTTTTGTTTGTTCCTCCTTATAACGGAATTGCAGATAATGGTGATTTTTTTAGGATGATTTATAGTAATGGTCTGTATCATTTACCAGGCTATTCAGATCATTATTTTGTAGATGTTGTTAAAAAGTTAGGAATTATGCAGTATTACAATGAAAATATAGCGACGATTTTTTCTTCGCAACCATTATTTATTAAATTAGCGATTTTTGTAAACAAGCTTTTTTATAGTCAAACAATTTTTGACCTACGATTTATGGGATTGATTTATTATGTGTTCTATTTAGGTGGTATTTATTTATTAGTAGAAGGATTAACGTATCGTGTAGCGAGTAATAAAGCTTACTTGATTGGGTTGATCACGGTATTTATTTTCGGAGATACTGCGTATACAGTTTATTTCAACTCACTGTACAGTGAACCCATTATATTTATAGCGATGCTCTATATCATCAGTGGGACATTATTACTATACCGTCATCGCTATAATGACACAGCAATGGTGACCTTGGTGACAGTCAGTTCGATTATTTTAGTAACGGTTAAGCAGCAAAATGCACCACTAGCAATTTGTTTGGCTTTTCTTTATATCGCATTTTGGTTTGTTCGCAAGGAACGTTTTTATCGAATTGGAGTAGCTGCTGGATTGGTTCTCGTTTTAATTTCTGGTGTGGCTACATACAAACTAATCACTTCTGAATTTGAAAAAATCAACCAATACCAATCATTGACGCGAGGCGTTTTATTAGAATCAAAAGAACCCGAAGCGGCTTTAGCAGATGGGGATGTGAGTGAACAATACGCGTTGTTAAAAGGCAATACTTTTTTTCAAAAATACAAGGCAATTGATGTAAACAGTCCATATTTGTTTAAGCATTTTTATAATGAATATGGATTTGGTTGGATTTTAAAACATTATCTCTTTCATCCAGATGAACTGTTTACCCTATTAGATATTGCGGCTCGTGATATTCATGAAGTGCAACCAAGAGAAATGGGGAACTTTGAAGCCTCTGCCAAACGCCCAGCTCAAGCTCAAGTAACGTATTTTACAGGCTATAGTTCGATTAAAAGAATGTTTTATCCTAAGACGATTGGTTTTATTGTTATTTGGATGTTGGTGTATTTAGGAATATACGGCGTATCAGCGTATCAAAATTTTAAAGAAAAACGTTATCGTGGGCTTGTGCGTTATGGGTTTATTATTGCCTTAATCACGATGGTTCCAGGAATTCTATTGATTTCTATTATTGGAGATGGAGATGCAGATTTAGCCAAACATCTTTTCCTAGTAGCCGTTATTTTTGATGGATTGACGTTAATGACGATTACGGATGTTTTAACGAATCATTTATGGTCGGATGAAGGCAACTTATTAAAGGATGAAAAGGGGCGCTAATGAAATGAATCGAATTCAAAAAATGATGTGTCTCTTTTTCTTTTTATTCGTTTCATTAGTAATTGGAGCGGAAAATACAAAGGCTGAAACGATTGATCATCCACATAAAACGATTTTATTTGTCTATGATAGTTTAGATGTGTCAGGATCAGGTGAAAAATCAATTGAAAGTCTACAACGTTTGTTAACAAGCTTGAATATCGCTGTTTTCACAGTCAGCATCGATCATTATCAAAAAAATCAACTTCAAGAGTTTGACGGCATGATTGAATTAATGAATGCTCCTGATTTAGAGATTCAAAATAAAGAGTTTTTAGCAGACCGAGACGATTACCAAGGTTTGAAGCTTCATATTGGCGATAACTTACCAGTTAGTTGGCAAGAAGAAATGGGCATTCAATTGAAAAAAATTCCAAAGCAACGTTTTAAACTGAGCAGTCAAGAGTTAGAGGCGAGAGAACTGATTTTGGAACCAGCAGAAGTTACAGTAAATGCAACGGATGCAACAACTGATCTGGGGTTGATTTCATTTGAAAACCAACAGACAACGTATTCCTACGGGACGTTGAAAGGTAAAATTGCCTATCTACCCTATTTTCATGCAACGGGTTTAAGTCAAGAATTAATGGTAAAGCTGTTACAGAAATGGTTGAATATCACCTATCAAAGTCAACCGGTATTGGTGATTACCGGTGTCACACCATTCTCCGATTTGGCTCTATTGGAATATATGGGGGATCAACTCTTTAAAGAAGGAATACCCTTTGCAGTTAGTGCAACTAGTGTTTGGCAAAATACAGATTTAAAGGCTTACGATAAATATGTGGATACGTTGCAATACTTGCAATTTCGAAATGGCTCCATTTTATTGCAAACGCCAGTAGCTTCACAAGCGAATAAACAAGATGATAGTGAGTTAAAAGAGATTATGAATACAACGATTGATAAATTGGTTGAGCATGAAGTATACCCCATCGGGATCGCGACACCAGCTTATTGGAATCAAGACCAAGGCTATCAAGAAGACGCCTTAGGTTTAAGTGATAGTGTATTATTGTTGCCGAATCCTCAAACAATAGCAAAACGTGTTGTAGCAGAAAAAAGTGGTGTTTATCAAAAGGCCTATTACGCTTTGCCAGCAGAAAATTTAGATGGAATTGAATGGACCGATACTGCTTTAGGGTATAAATTTTCATCTCCAACTGCCATTACGTATGATTTTCCAGATACATTAAAAAAACTTAACAGCATGTTAAAAAAAATAGACAATCTGCCGATGATGGCAAGAGATATCCGGAAAAGTGAACACCATGTTGCAACTTCGGCAAGTGTGATTGATGTAAAAAATGGTCAAGTACGTGTTAATGGCGAGTTAAAACATTTGCACACATTGCCTCAAGAAAGTAAGAAAGTAGTTCAAAAGCAAGCAACAGATAAAGGGAGTTTGGCTGGCTTTTTTGCTTTTCAAGATAAAGTGTTAACGATTATTATTGTTGGAACACTCTTTATTTTAGTTTTATTCTTTATTGTTGGTTATAACTTGTATCGTGGTAAATATCGCACTAAAAAGTAAGGAGGGAATAGTGATGACAATAGCAGACTATCTTTTACTCATTTCAACGATTTCAATATGGAGTTTACTATTAGTAAACGTTGTCCTGATTATTGCGGGGTATATTTACTATATAAAGACAGAAAAAAAAGCAGTTCCACAAATTCAAGGCGAAATACCATTTGTTTCAATTATGGTGCCTGCCCACAATGAGGGAATCGTAATTGTAAAAACAGTCGAAGCGTTACTGCGTTTTGATTATCCACATGAACGATATGAAATTATTGTCATCAATGATAATTCTTCTGACAACAGTGCCGAATTATTAGCTGCGATTCAACGAAAAAATCCAACTAGACAATTGCACATCGTAAATACAGATGCAGAGACTGGTGGAAAAGGAAAATCCAATGCGTTGAATATTGGCTTTAAACAAGCAAAAGGAGAGGTCATTGCAATATATGATGCTGATAACACACCAGAAAAAACAGCCTTGCGCTATTTAGTAGCAGAATTGACAAATGATGAACGCCTTGGTGGGGTAATTGGCAAATTTAGAACCCGAAATCGTGATGCCAGCTTGCTGACTCGTTTTATCAATATCGAAACGTTATCCTTTCAATGGATGGCACAAGCAGGCCGTTGGCAATTATTTGGGTTGTGTACCATTCCAGGTACGAATTTTATTGTCAGACGCTCGATCATTGAGGCAATTGGGGGTTGGGATGAAAAGGCATTAGCTGAAGATACAGAAATTAGTTTTCGAATTTACATGATGGGCTATCGCATTAAATTTCAACCAAAAGCTGTTACTTGGGAGCAAGAGCCTCAAACGCTGAAAGTATGGTTTAGACAACGGACGAGATGGGTAAAAGGCAATATTTATGTGATTGTTAAAAATACACCGTTATTATTTGACCGTAAAGCTAGGAAAATTCGTTTTGATATTTTGTATTTTTTATCGATTTACTTTTTACTAATGACCTCTTTAGTAGTTTCAGATACTTTATTAGTGATGAATTTAATGGGTTACCTCACAACAACCTTAGCTGGTTTTAGTGGACTATTATGGCTCTTAGCCATTTTGTTATTTATTGTAGGGACCTTTATTACCATCACCACTGAAAAAGGCGAGATGACGCTAGGAAATGTGGGCATTATTATGTTGATGTATGTCACTTATAGTCAAATGTGGTTGTTTGTTGCGGCGTACGGTATGGTGATGTTTATCAAAGAATCCGTTTTGAAACGTGAAGCTAAATGGTACAAAACCGAACGATTTTAAATGAAAAATAGAAAAGGAGTGACTGTTATATGAAGCAGTGGATTAAAATGGGATTGATTTTAGCATTTTTATCAATGAGTGTACCAATGTTAGCCCACGCTGAGGGCGAAGAGGCGGCAGCAGATAAAGAAACCTTTATTACAAATTTTCAAAGTACGAAAAGCTCCTTAGTTGGAAGTGCACCTACAAGTAACCTTTATTTTAAATTATTAGATTATTGGGATGTTGATCAAGTGACGCTTAATTTAGATTACAATGTGTCACAGTTAACAAAAAATGAAGCGTCAAGCATCACGATTTCAGTGAACGGGACGAAATTTTATTCATTTAGACCAACGGAATCAACACAAGAAAGACAGAGTCTAACATTGGAAATACCCAAAGACCTTTTGAGGAAAGGTGAAAATGAACTGAAAGTTGAAGGTGTCATTGTAACCAAAGAAACCCAAGATGTTTGTAGTGTTACACAATCTGCAGCTGATTGGTTGCACATTTATAACGGTTCAAATGTAGGGGTTGCTTATACAAAACAGCCTATGTCAACGACTATTCAACAGTTCAACAGTTATTTTGGTGGCATGGACACGACGATTCAGAAAAAAGTAGCAGTCTTAGTCCCAGATAAAGCCAATGAAACAGAGCTACAAAGCGCGGTGTACGCGTTGTCTGGTTACGCAAAGAAAAATGAAACAGATGGAGCAACTATTCCTGTTAGTACATTTTCAGATACGTCATCAATGGGTCTGCCTTATACAATAGTGGTAGCTGAATATAAAAATTTACCAACTGAATATCAAAGTAAAATCGATGCTGAAAAAGTGGAAAAAGATGCAGTGATTCAATTGCTTAAAATCGAAAATAAAGCGGTATTAATTGTAACGTCAAATGACCCAAAAGCACTCATTAAAGCAGGGCGTTTTGTAGCAAATGATGAATTAATGTCTCAAATTTCTAGTGACCAAAAAGTAGTCACAACGACTACTGAAACGGCTAGCCAACCCTTAAAAATCAACGATGAACTTGCATTAACAAAAACAGGAGATGAAGTGCGAGGAGCAGGGCATCAAGAGAAAAAATATTTTATGAGTTTGCCAGCAAATCGCTCAATCGCTGAAAATAGTGAAGTGAATTTAGCCTTTAGATACGCTAAAAATCTAGATTTTGATCGTTCATTAGTTACGGTTTCTATCAATGATATTCCAATTGGAAGTAAAAAACTAAATAAAGAATATGCGGATTCAGATACGGTTTCTTTTAAAATGCCAGCAGATTTATCCGTTGTTGGAAATTATACCGTCACAGTCAGCTTTGATTTAGAGATGAAGTCAGTTCCTTGTGTTGCTGACAGCAGTCAAACGCCGTGGGCTTATATTGCACCAGAATCAACGTTATTGATTAATACACAAGACCGAACAGATTTATTGTTTCAAAATTACCCATTCCCATTTTTGCAAGATGGAAGCTACAATCAAATCGGTATTGTGTTACCTGATAAAATGGATCAAAATTATTATCAGAGCTTAACCAACGTCATTAATTTATTAGGGAACTATGCAGAAGACAATACAGGGATAGTAAAATTCTTCCCAACGACTGCAACTAAAGCCGATTTGAAAAACTATAACCTTATTTTGATGGGTTCTCCAAAAGATAATCCAGTCATCAAATCACTCAATAAGGAATTGTATTTCCAATACGATAAAGCTGGAAATGGGTTTGTCTCAAATGAAAAACTTAGTATTGAGTCTGATTATGGCAAACAAATTGGAACGGGTCAGTTGATTCATTCGCCGTATAATGAAGGATCTGGAGCCTTGATATTAACAGGAGCAACATCTGAATCTGTTTATCTAGCTTCAAAAGAAATGGCAAGTCAAACAAGCGTAAGTAAACACAGTGGCGATGCGTTTGTGATTGATAAGGATAAAAACAGCTACGCATATCGCTTTAAAAAATCAGAAGATATTGGCGAAAAGAAAACCTTTGTTGAAAAAGTTCAGAAAAATTCAACCATAACCATTTATTTACTAGCGGTTACCTTAGTTGGAATTTCAGTGATTGTGGGCTTATTCTTAGCCTTCCGTAAAAATCGCAAAATGAAGGGGGATTATGATGAAAAATAATCAATTATTATCAGATTTATCTTTATTAGGTTTTCTGTTACTAAACTTTATCGTCGCCATTTTTGTCGGAATGAACCCTGAACGTTTTGCGCAAAATATTATTTTTATGAATATCGCGATGATTTTAGCGATTATCACGTATTTCACCACTATTACAATGGGACTTGTCCTAAATTTATTGTTTATTTTTGGTCAAGGGAGTTATGCGTTATTTCTAGCAACCACTAACAGTCAATCAGTCAGCTTGAATTTGTATTTTTGGTTAGTGATGACTCCCTTATTTTCAGTGATGGTCTATCTGTTTAGCTATCATACTAAAGAGCTACAGGCAGAAAACCACCAACTAGAGCGCAAAACGCGACAATTAGGAACGCTTGATGAAGAAACAAGATTACGCACGATGACCGCTTACAAAGAAGATGCGTTGGTATTCATGTCGACGTCAAGACGTTTTAATTTGCCTGTTTCAATGGTTGTGATTCAAGTAAAGTATTGGAATGAACTGCAACGAATGTTGGATGATGAACAAATTTCAGAAGTGATTAAACGCGTCACAAGATCGACTAAAGAAGCGATAAGAGACAATGATGTTCTTTATGTATTGGATCGTGAACATTTAACTTGGGGCTTATTATTATTTACAGATCAAGACGGCAGCAAAATTGTAACCGATCGAATTAAAGAATTCTTTGAAAAGTCAGCAAAAGAATTTTCAGATCTTCACACAGTTGATCTTGTAATTCAAGCAGGAGCTGCACAATTTGATAAAGAGACGATTCATACACCCTATGACTTTGTCGAAGCGGCGATTAAAGAATTGGAGTACGATGTTTAAAAAACAATCTAAAGAAGACAACTTAGTATGAGAATACAAAGTTGTCTTCTTTTTTATAAATTAGGACTAAATTTGGATAAATAACATAATTTAAGTCTATTTTAATGTATCAAAAATAAAATTGAGCTATGATAGTATTGTGAGTATTTCAATCAATTTTTTTGATGTTAAATAACAAATCAGAAAAGGTGGAGTGATTCGTGAAATTTAATTATTTAACTCCGTTGTTAATGGCAATTTCATTTATGATCGCCATTTTTACTTCTTACAATGCTGTCAGTATGGATTATTTTTTGAGTAGAAAAAAGAAAGTTAATTGGCATGTATGGATAGTATTAAAAGCACTAGGTGTTAGTTTTGGTATTTGGGGAATGCATTTTATCAGCATGATCTCGTTTCAACACGCAGTTTTTGATTCTTACAATACTCAATTAGTTATTTTATCTGGACTGGTTGTTTTTATTGGAACATACGGATCGTTTTTGGAAATTTGCTCACCAAAATTCAAATCCAACGATTTAACAAAAGGAACGGTTATGTTTGGGACTGGACTCATCTTGATGCATTATATCGGAATGGCTGCAATGATGCCTTTAGAGCTAGAAAAACATCCGATTGTTTTGTTGGTTTCACTGATCATCGGATACGTCTCAGCTTATTTAACCATGAAAGCGATTCGAATTGAACATCACTCTTTTAAAATAATCAAAGATCTTAAACAAGTATTGATTTTGGCAGTAGGTATTTTTTTGTTTCACTATTTAGGAATGTTTGGAATGATGACGCCTCATAGTGTTGGAGAAAATCATGCGAACTTAGCTTTTTTATCAGTCAGCTTAAGCTCAATGGTTGTTTTAGCAGAGGTACTATTAATCTTTAGTAGCTTAATCAGTTACATTTTTGATACAAACAGACTAGAAATCAGTAAATTAAAGGATACCAGTTTAGCACTATTAAAAAGCAATCCCGATCCTGTTTTTCTACTAAATACAAATGGAGAATTGGTGACCGCAAATGAAGTTGCAATTGATTCTTTTCAATTAAATTTAGAAAAAGATAGAGAACATCCAGTTCGTCAATTTATGCGAGATGAGGATTATACAAACGCGGTTCAATGTTTTCAAGAAGTAATTGAAGCGGGAACAAGCATGCATTTAGAAGAACAAATAAAACTAAAAACCAATGAATATCGTGAATTTAAAATTAAAATGATCCCGGTAGTTCCTGACAATCATATTGTAATGGAAGTCTTTATTATTGCTATTGACGTAACCGAAGAAAATGAGATGAAGCGTCAAATTCGTCAAATTGCTTACCATGATAGCTTAACCAATCTTCCCAATCGTTATTATATGAATGAATTTGTTCATCAAGAACTTGAGATTTTTGAAAAAAATTATGATTGTACTAAAAAGAATTCTTTCGTTATTTTCTATATTGATTTGAACGAATTAAAGAAAGTCAATGATACACTTGGTCACCATATTGGGGACGCATATTTAGAAAACATTGCAAAACGGATGCGTGACTATATCGGTCACCACTACTTTCTTGCGCGCACTGGTGGCGATGAATTTGCATTAATTTACATTGAAAAAAATGAAGCAGAAACAAGAGAAGTAACTGAAAATCTTTTAAGAGCCTTTGACGAACCTCTTATTGTTGAAAAAATGGTATTGAATCCAACCGCAAGTATTGGCGTTGTAAAAGCCTTTGAAGATGGGTCTGAATTAGAAGAGTTGCTAAAAAAAGCAGATATTGCGATGTTTTCAGCTAAGCAAGAAGTGAAAAATTCAGGGAAAACGATGATTGTTTCGTATTCTGACTATCAAGTGCAGTTGAAAAATGATTATCAAAAAGAATTAGAATTGATTCAAGGTATTGAAAATCAGGAATTTATTTTACACTACCAGCCTAAAGTATATGCAGATAGCGGTCGTTTTTATGGGGTAGAAGGCTTGATTCGCTGGCAAGTCACTGGTGAAGATCGGTTGCGTTATCCAGATGAATTTATCCCCTTAAGTGAAAAGACGGGACATATTTTAGAGTTAACCAAGCAGTTAGTGGAAATGAGTGTGAAACAAATAAAATGTTGGCTTACAAAAGGCTATGAAGTTCCTATTTCTGTCAATGTTTCCGCTGAACATTTTCAAGAAGATGAGTTGGTTGCACTAATTGAAGAATTGCTAAAAAAATATCAAATTCCACCCTATTTACTCGAGTTAGAAATTACGGAAACGGTCTTAATGGAAGACGTAACGGAATCAAAAAATATTCTATGGCGTTTGCATCGACTAGGCGTCCATTTAAGTGTGGATGATTTTGGAACAGGCTACAGTTCATTACGCTATTTAATGGAATTCCCTATTCAAAGCTTGAAAATTGATCGAAGCTTTACCGAAGCGATGAATATTGATAAAAAAGTATTTATCGTGACAGAAACAATTATTCAACTAGCCCAAAAACTTGATTTACAAATTATAGTTGAAGGCGTTGAAACCAAAGAACAGTTAGCAACTTTAAATCATATGGGGAATTTTTTAATTCAAGGTTATTACTTTAGTAAGCCGATTCCTTATGATGAAATTGAAGAAACGTGGTTGAAAAAATAAAAAATAAGAAATCCCATGAAATAACCACTATGGAGGGTTTTTACATGGGATTTTTTCTATTTTTTATTTTTAAAATTTAACAAGCAAACAGGCAACCATATGATTAAAAAGTAAATGATGTATATGAGTAATCCAATTTTTAAATCGAAAGGCAATAACAGTAAGAGAATGAAGCCTATGATGCTGAAAAGTAGATGTTTAATAAATTTCATTTCCAACATGTAACTACGGCACCTATAATGCCACCGCCTCCAACTACAACAATTCCTGCTAGGCATCCAGCACAGATTGGAGGAGCTAGCGAGCAAGGAGCTCCACATAGTTTAAGAATAACTCCAATAACACCACCAGAAGCTCCAACAACCGCTGCAAAACAAGACATATTTAGACCTCGTTGGGTACTTAATTGTTGAATTTCTTTAATAGCAGTTTTTGTTTCTTCATTTGAAACATAGTCAATAGCTAAATCTTCATTACGAGCTTGTTTTCCATCAATGAATTGATTAATCCAAAATGTATTGTTTTCTGATTTTGTCAATTGCTGTTCCGAGTAGTTAACGACTTTATCATTTTTAAATGCAATCGTGATATTACTTAAGACATTGAAATGACTGTCTTCTTTAAAAGGAATAGTTAACAACATAAAACCGTCGTATTCTGTCAATTTACTTGCTTCAAAATCTAAATTAGATATAGTTGTTTTTAAATCAATACTTTTATCAAGCATTCCCACCTTAGCTAAATTCAGATACTTTGAGAATTGTTTTTGATCAGTCTCAAAATTGATTTCTTTAATCATTTTAGACATATTATTTGAATTTGTGGAATTCACGCTAGCTGCGCTACTTATGAAAGGCATAGCAATAAAACTTAAGACGATACCTAAAATTAAAGTTAATTTGAATAATTTTTTCATTGTGTTTCCTCCTCAATGTAGTTAGTGATTTTTTTGTAATTATTGATTTCTTCACTAGAAAATTGTCTTTTAATTTCTCCATCTTCTAGTTCAATGATTGTAGGAACAAAAGAAATTCCAACTTTATCAGTAAATTTTTCAAATC
This window encodes:
- a CDS encoding cellulose biosynthesis cyclic di-GMP-binding regulatory protein BcsB; this translates as MKQWIKMGLILAFLSMSVPMLAHAEGEEAAADKETFITNFQSTKSSLVGSAPTSNLYFKLLDYWDVDQVTLNLDYNVSQLTKNEASSITISVNGTKFYSFRPTESTQERQSLTLEIPKDLLRKGENELKVEGVIVTKETQDVCSVTQSAADWLHIYNGSNVGVAYTKQPMSTTIQQFNSYFGGMDTTIQKKVAVLVPDKANETELQSAVYALSGYAKKNETDGATIPVSTFSDTSSMGLPYTIVVAEYKNLPTEYQSKIDAEKVEKDAVIQLLKIENKAVLIVTSNDPKALIKAGRFVANDELMSQISSDQKVVTTTTETASQPLKINDELALTKTGDEVRGAGHQEKKYFMSLPANRSIAENSEVNLAFRYAKNLDFDRSLVTVSINDIPIGSKKLNKEYADSDTVSFKMPADLSVVGNYTVTVSFDLEMKSVPCVADSSQTPWAYIAPESTLLINTQDRTDLLFQNYPFPFLQDGSYNQIGIVLPDKMDQNYYQSLTNVINLLGNYAEDNTGIVKFFPTTATKADLKNYNLILMGSPKDNPVIKSLNKELYFQYDKAGNGFVSNEKLSIESDYGKQIGTGQLIHSPYNEGSGALILTGATSESVYLASKEMASQTSVSKHSGDAFVIDKDKNSYAYRFKKSEDIGEKKTFVEKVQKNSTITIYLLAVTLVGISVIVGLFLAFRKNRKMKGDYDEK
- a CDS encoding EAL domain-containing protein encodes the protein MKFNYLTPLLMAISFMIAIFTSYNAVSMDYFLSRKKKVNWHVWIVLKALGVSFGIWGMHFISMISFQHAVFDSYNTQLVILSGLVVFIGTYGSFLEICSPKFKSNDLTKGTVMFGTGLILMHYIGMAAMMPLELEKHPIVLLVSLIIGYVSAYLTMKAIRIEHHSFKIIKDLKQVLILAVGIFLFHYLGMFGMMTPHSVGENHANLAFLSVSLSSMVVLAEVLLIFSSLISYIFDTNRLEISKLKDTSLALLKSNPDPVFLLNTNGELVTANEVAIDSFQLNLEKDREHPVRQFMRDEDYTNAVQCFQEVIEAGTSMHLEEQIKLKTNEYREFKIKMIPVVPDNHIVMEVFIIAIDVTEENEMKRQIRQIAYHDSLTNLPNRYYMNEFVHQELEIFEKNYDCTKKNSFVIFYIDLNELKKVNDTLGHHIGDAYLENIAKRMRDYIGHHYFLARTGGDEFALIYIEKNEAETREVTENLLRAFDEPLIVEKMVLNPTASIGVVKAFEDGSELEELLKKADIAMFSAKQEVKNSGKTMIVSYSDYQVQLKNDYQKELELIQGIENQEFILHYQPKVYADSGRFYGVEGLIRWQVTGEDRLRYPDEFIPLSEKTGHILELTKQLVEMSVKQIKCWLTKGYEVPISVNVSAEHFQEDELVALIEELLKKYQIPPYLLELEITETVLMEDVTESKNILWRLHRLGVHLSVDDFGTGYSSLRYLMEFPIQSLKIDRSFTEAMNIDKKVFIVTETIIQLAQKLDLQIIVEGVETKEQLATLNHMGNFLIQGYYFSKPIPYDEIEETWLKK
- a CDS encoding glycosyltransferase family 2 protein, with the translated sequence MTIADYLLLISTISIWSLLLVNVVLIIAGYIYYIKTEKKAVPQIQGEIPFVSIMVPAHNEGIVIVKTVEALLRFDYPHERYEIIVINDNSSDNSAELLAAIQRKNPTRQLHIVNTDAETGGKGKSNALNIGFKQAKGEVIAIYDADNTPEKTALRYLVAELTNDERLGGVIGKFRTRNRDASLLTRFINIETLSFQWMAQAGRWQLFGLCTIPGTNFIVRRSIIEAIGGWDEKALAEDTEISFRIYMMGYRIKFQPKAVTWEQEPQTLKVWFRQRTRWVKGNIYVIVKNTPLLFDRKARKIRFDILYFLSIYFLLMTSLVVSDTLLVMNLMGYLTTTLAGFSGLLWLLAILLFIVGTFITITTEKGEMTLGNVGIIMLMYVTYSQMWLFVAAYGMVMFIKESVLKREAKWYKTERF
- a CDS encoding DUF2334 domain-containing protein, producing the protein MNRIQKMMCLFFFLFVSLVIGAENTKAETIDHPHKTILFVYDSLDVSGSGEKSIESLQRLLTSLNIAVFTVSIDHYQKNQLQEFDGMIELMNAPDLEIQNKEFLADRDDYQGLKLHIGDNLPVSWQEEMGIQLKKIPKQRFKLSSQELEARELILEPAEVTVNATDATTDLGLISFENQQTTYSYGTLKGKIAYLPYFHATGLSQELMVKLLQKWLNITYQSQPVLVITGVTPFSDLALLEYMGDQLFKEGIPFAVSATSVWQNTDLKAYDKYVDTLQYLQFRNGSILLQTPVASQANKQDDSELKEIMNTTIDKLVEHEVYPIGIATPAYWNQDQGYQEDALGLSDSVLLLPNPQTIAKRVVAEKSGVYQKAYYALPAENLDGIEWTDTALGYKFSSPTAITYDFPDTLKKLNSMLKKIDNLPMMARDIRKSEHHVATSASVIDVKNGQVRVNGELKHLHTLPQESKKVVQKQATDKGSLAGFFAFQDKVLTIIIVGTLFILVLFFIVGYNLYRGKYRTKK
- the wsfD gene encoding glycan biosynthesis hexose transferase WsfD, giving the protein MKKGLRVISNEYTKAVNFLDRFISPAVFSACLVAIIAGIVLFVPPYNGIADNGDFFRMIYSNGLYHLPGYSDHYFVDVVKKLGIMQYYNENIATIFSSQPLFIKLAIFVNKLFYSQTIFDLRFMGLIYYVFYLGGIYLLVEGLTYRVASNKAYLIGLITVFIFGDTAYTVYFNSLYSEPIIFIAMLYIISGTLLLYRHRYNDTAMVTLVTVSSIILVTVKQQNAPLAICLAFLYIAFWFVRKERFYRIGVAAGLVLVLISGVATYKLITSEFEKINQYQSLTRGVLLESKEPEAALADGDVSEQYALLKGNTFFQKYKAIDVNSPYLFKHFYNEYGFGWILKHYLFHPDELFTLLDIAARDIHEVQPREMGNFEASAKRPAQAQVTYFTGYSSIKRMFYPKTIGFIVIWMLVYLGIYGVSAYQNFKEKRYRGLVRYGFIIALITMVPGILLISIIGDGDADLAKHLFLVAVIFDGLTLMTITDVLTNHLWSDEGNLLKDEKGR
- a CDS encoding GGDEF domain-containing protein; protein product: MKNNQLLSDLSLLGFLLLNFIVAIFVGMNPERFAQNIIFMNIAMILAIITYFTTITMGLVLNLLFIFGQGSYALFLATTNSQSVSLNLYFWLVMTPLFSVMVYLFSYHTKELQAENHQLERKTRQLGTLDEETRLRTMTAYKEDALVFMSTSRRFNLPVSMVVIQVKYWNELQRMLDDEQISEVIKRVTRSTKEAIRDNDVLYVLDREHLTWGLLLFTDQDGSKIVTDRIKEFFEKSAKEFSDLHTVDLVIQAGAAQFDKETIHTPYDFVEAAIKELEYDV